ACCCTATGGCAACGAGTGACAAATTAGTGGACATTTAACGCCATGAATCTGGAGAAACGCCCATGAGCAAAAAAGTTGCAGTGATCCTTTCCGGTTGTGGCGTGTACGACGGCGCCGAGATCTACGAGAGCGTGATAACCCTGCTGCGCCTGGACCAGCGCGGTGCCCAGGTGCAGTGTTTCGCACCGAACATCGCGCAGTTGCACGTGATCAATCACCTGACCGGCGAAGAAATGCCCGAGTCGCGCAACGTGCTCGTGGAATCGGCGCGCATTGCCCGGGGCCAGGTCAGGGACATCCGCGAGGCCGATGCCGAAGAGTTCGATGCGCTGATCATTCCCGGCGGTTTCGGCGCGGCCAAGAACCTCTCCAACTTCGCCATCGAAGGCACCGCCTGCACCGTGCAACCGGAAGTACTGGCCTTGACCGAAGCCTTTGCCGAAGCCGGCAAGCCCGTCGGCCTGATCTGCATCTCGCCAGCCCTGGCCGCGAAAATCTACGGTCCGGGCGTGACCTGCACCATCGGCA
This genomic interval from Pseudomonas putida contains the following:
- the elbB gene encoding isoprenoid biosynthesis glyoxalase ElbB, which produces MSKKVAVILSGCGVYDGAEIYESVITLLRLDQRGAQVQCFAPNIAQLHVINHLTGEEMPESRNVLVESARIARGQVRDIREADAEEFDALIIPGGFGAAKNLSNFAIEGTACTVQPEVLALTEAFAEAGKPVGLICISPALAAKIYGPGVTCTIGNDADTAAALNKMGATHKDCAVSDIVEDKARKLVSTPAYMLAQSISEAASGINKLVDRVLELTHENDA